In the genome of Phragmites australis chromosome 9, lpPhrAust1.1, whole genome shotgun sequence, the window AGCAAGCTCCGCCAGGCGCTGGGCGCGGTGAAGGACCAGACGAGCATCGGGCTGGCCAAGATCGGCAGCGGCAGCTCCGCGGCGTCGGAGCTCGACGTGGCCATCCTCAAGGCCACCAGGCACAGCGAGAGCTTCCCGGCCGATGAGCGCCACATCCGGGAGGTCATCGCGCTCACCTGCTACTCCCGCGGCTACGTCGGCGCCTGCGTGTCCTCGCTGTCGCGCCGCCTGGGCCGCACCCGGAGCTGGGCGGTCGCGCTCAAGACGCTGGTCATTGTGCACCGCCTCCTCGCCGACGGCGAACCCGCGTTCGAGCAGGAGGTGTTCTACGCCACGCGCCGCGGCACGCGCATGCTCAACATGTCCGACTTCTGCGACCGGTCCCGCGCCGACGCATGGGACTTCTCCGCTTTCGTCCGCACCTACGCCGCATACCTCGACGACCGCCTCGAGTACCGGATGCAGGCGAGGCAGGGCTGCTCGGGCGCCGCGCGCTGGGGCAGGCCGCTCCGTGACGAGCTGTACATGTCCCCCGGGAACCGATTCACCAATGACGATGGCTACAGCGGGAGACACGACGATGCAGCGGACGCCGATGCCAACAAGGCGGTGGCGCTTGTGACGAGGGACACGCCGACGAGCGAGATGACGCTGGAGCAGCTCCTCACCAAGGCCAACCAGCTACAGCACCTCCTCGACCGGTTCATCGCTTGCCGCCCCATAGGTGAGTACTTGCACACATTTTGTCTCTGCATCAATGGATCATGTCGATGCCGTCCGTGCATTGACATGGGTGTATGAGACCAGACTCACCGTCGGCTTCTCGCGCAGGCACGGCCAAGGCGAACCGGGTGGTGGCAGTGTCGCTGTACCCCTTGGTGAAGGAGAGCGTGCAGTTGTACTGCGAGCTCACAGAGGTGATGGGAGCGCTCATCGAGCAGTTCCCCGAGATGGAGACCGCGGACTGCGAGCGCGTGCACGGCCTCTTCTGCGGCCTCGCCAAGGAGATGGACGAGCTCGAGGCGTTCTACTCGTGGTGCAAGGCCGCCTGCGTCTGCCGCCAGTCCGACGTCCCGGAGGTGGAAGTCATCACGCAGAAGAAGCTGGAGCTCATGGACGAATTCATCCGCGACAGGCGCGCCGCGGAGTCGCACCAGGGGCTGCCACCTCCGTCGCCTGAGCCAGAAATCCCAGAGGCTCCCCTCGTCGAAGAGTTCGATATGAACGCCACCAAGGCCCTTCCGGCGCCCGAGGAGCCGCCGGCTGCGGCGCAAGAGGAGGACAATGCCGTCAAGACGGTGCAAGCTGAGCCAGACGCTCTGCTCATCGCCGCCGAACCGGCCGAGGAGGAGACAGACTTCTTGAACTTGAAGGCGAACGCCATGTCCGGCGAGGAGCACGGACAGCAGCTGGCGCTTGCGCTGTTCGACGGCAACCCAGCCGGCTCAGCGCCGAGAGGAGACGCGTTCGACCACTCGTCGGCGGACTGGGAGACGGCTTTGGTCCAGTCGGCGAGCGCTCTCTCGAACCAgcgcgccgagctcgggggcggCCTGAACATGATGGTGCTCGACGGGATGTACAGCCATGCGACGGTGGCGAACACGCAGACGTTCTCCGGTAGCGCGAGCAGCGTGGCAATGCGGCCACCTGGGGCACCGATGCTCGCGTTGCCGGCACCTCGGGGAGCCAGCAATGCCGAAGCAGGGGCTGACCCTTTCGCAGCGTCGTCGTTGGTGCCACCGCCTACGTATGTTCAGATGTCAGACATGCAGACGAAGCAGCAGCTTCTGACAAAGGAGCAGATGGTGTGGCAACAATATGGCAAGAATGGCATGCAAGGGCAGGGGGCCTTGGCTATGCTAGAGCAGCGGCCTCACCAGCAGCAGCTGCTCCTGCCTCATGGCCACGGAGGCTACAATTACGCAGGGTATCATCGGACTTCTTAGTTTAGTGGGTTGCAAATGTTGTTCTACTCACTTAATGTTGCGTTCGAGAAAAAGGTTGAGAGTATCAGATAGTTAAAATTTCCATCACATATTCGAAAGGTTTAAAGTGGAATGAAATTGCAAAATCATCCATCCTACGATGCAAAATCATCATCTACCACGATCCTTATCAAAATGTAATCTGGCTGTGCTAGCCTGCACTTAAAGCAGTATAAATACTCTGAAAAGCTTGCGAGCGCAGAGAGCTTGCAGCAATCCACGCGTCAATAAACTCAACAGATATTAAAAGTACCAGGCATTCCATATCacaatatataataataatggtTCGCATATTGTCAATACTCAATACACACTAGTTTGGCAGAAGTAACTTGAATGGATGGCAACCAGCGTACCGAATACACAAATAACATAAGATCATATTTACAAGCCAATTACTAATTTAACCTCAGCAGCGAGCCGAGCTTGGCAATCAGCTCAACCAGGCAATCAGTTGGGAGCATGCAGTGCATGCAATTTGATCCAGCACTTTTCATGCTAGGGAGATACCAGCCAAGTTTGGCTTGGTTCAGTGCAAGCAATTTGATCCAGCACTTTTCTTGCTAGGGAGATACCAGCCTAAAGTTTGGCTTGGTTCAAAAGAACAGCAGACTATTTCATGAGCACAAAAGGCATCTTTCTGTGTCATGCCGTCCCGGATGGATGAAGCGATGTACCAGCATCGGAGAACTGGATGTTGCAACACTTCAGCTCAAACAAAGTTCCATGGAAGCAAAGAAACAAAAGGATAACAACTAACTTTTACCATTGATTTTGCAGGCCAATCACGACAATGGGTATTGCATGGGTGGGTCCAAGAAGTTTGTTGCCTGGTCTGTTGCGAAGCTGACATTATTGGCAGGAGGAAAAACATCATAAATGCCAGGCATTGTTGGAAGCGAGCTAGTTGGTTCAAAAGCAGCTGACAGAGCAGCGACATCATCATGCCGTCCATTGTATGTGAATTGGGCAAGGGGATACTGCAAAAATTGATTGTTTTGCGCGGGAAATTCACTGGGGAAGCTTGCATCAGGAGCAAGGAGATCATTCAGTTCTATATAATCATCAGTAGAAAGCTCTCTGTCAGCAGGCAGGATAGTGCACTCCGTGGTACCCACATTGCTAGCAAAGTTGTTTGACACGTCTCCTAACCCAGCAAGCCCTGACAATTCATTGTAGAGGTCGTAAGTATTCACTTCAAAAGCGCGAGCCTCGACTTCAGACATTGGAGGGAGAACAGAATTCTGCAAAGTGACAGCTAATTAGTAAAAAACACATCCAGTACAAATTTCTAGAGCAGAGCTATTAAAAGATGAGTTGTCAAGGAAACTAGTAAATGAATGAACTCTAGTTGATCTACCTCTCCAACAGGGCTGTCATGAAGAGGAGAATCATTCAGAAACCTAGACAATTCCTCCAGTAAAAATCCATCAACATCGCAAGTATTGTACATATCATTGACCTCATTGGAAATGTTGTTACCAGAAACCACCCCACCTCCAGAAGATTTAACAGCATGCTGAGCAGGTAGATCTTGGATAGCAGAGCCAACAGTAGCAGAGCCAAATGTGAAGTCCTCAACACAAGTAGAAGTGACAAGATAAAATGATGAATCATCCCCAGCACAAGCAGCAGATGAATGCTGTAGATGTGGTTCCCCAACAACACCAGCAGGGACAGCATGCTGAACATGTAGGTCCTCCATAGGGTTCACTACTTCTGAAGAGGGCATCAAAGGAAATATAGAAGTTTGAGTATCTGAAATGTCCCATTCATCTTCATTAAATGGAGCCCCATATTGCTCTCCAATCCTCGGACCAAGGCCGCTTTTCTTGAAAATTTTGCAGAGCACATAAGCATCCTGAATGCCAACAAAACAATCACAGTGGATATATAATGGATAAATCATATTAATATTAGCTCAAATATATTGCATTTATATCAATGGTCCTTTTGTGCATCATTCAAACATTCTTCTCTGCCAGATTCAGACTTATTTCAAAAGACATTCACGCAACTGTTTAACATATATTGAACATAAAAATGATTCACTGAACTGGTACTGCATGACTTCCCACATAAAGTATGACTCATCAAGTGTCATCTATCGAACTAATGAGCACAGGAGCAATCACATAGTAACACACAGCATTTCAACAAGTATTATATAACAAAATTGTTTGTAAGAGAATAATTGAAAATAGAAAGCATTAAAGGCAAATAGCATTACCTTTGAAAAACCTGCAGAAACCAAATCTTCATCTTCCATTTTGTATTCATACATCACCCAATCAGTTCTGTCACCTTTAGGTGCCTTGCCTTCATGAAAAATCAATGTTTTCTTATTCCCAACATTGCGAGAGTTCAGCATAATTGTTCTATCTTTTCCACTCGTCTTCCAGTAACCATTTGGTGTGGCGCGATTTGTCCTAGACCCATTGGGGTATTTCTTATCACGAGGACAAAAGAAGAACCATTCAAGATCTTTGCTTCTAAGACAGGATTTGTCTACACATAAAAAGATCAGCGCACAGAAATAAGAGCAAACTTATACATCAAATAGTCAATAGCCTTCTGCCAGTCTCATTACTTGGAAAAATCTACTTGTTTGAGCAACAGATACTGAGTATAGAAAGTTAAAAACATCATTGAATAGGAATTACCAGGGAGATCCCAGGGAGCGAACTTGTACAACTCAACCTCTGATATAGCTTCCACAAGAAGTTTCTTTCCCATGATCTTCCTTTTCAAGTAGTAGGAAACAAGCTCAACGTCAGTTGGGTGGAAACGAAAACCAGGAGGCAGGCTAGTTTGCGCCATCACCCTAATGTATGTCGACAGGACAATAGAGagatttcaagaaaaaaagcAGAAACTTCAAGGAGATCACAAGTATCCAGGAGCAATCAACCAAGAGGAGCGGGAGAGAGCCGTTATCAGAAGTTTGAGCACAGAGTGCAACAAGGGAGGACTTCAGAAGACTGCAGTGTGAGCAGAGAGCAGGATGTTTCAACGTCAAGACAAGCCTTCTGAAGGGAGGATTAAGAGCTTGACAGGACCAAAGGAGTTGTTGATCGAGTCACAGAAAGAGATCTGAGAACACAATTGATGAGAAGCTTCGCTTGGCAAGACTCAGGGAAGCAGGAGACCAAACACTCGACCAACGGATGTTTCTGAACTCAGATGAGAACCTGAGTCTTGCCAATATCACCAGCTACAACTGATTCACATGGTAGGAAGTATTGGCACAAAACTCCAGGTGATCCACTTGTGACTTGTATCAAGTGAAATCTCGGAATTTTATGCAGTATATGAACCAGAAGTAGCACGAGAGGAAATAAGGGTGTCCCTCGGCTACTTCAGCAGACATGAGTGATGTGGATCAAAATCCTGCATGAAAATATCATGGAAGGTGAATACTCAGAAGAATCATATAtggaataggaaaaaaaaatgctgaCTCGTcacttaaagaaaaaaaaacatgttttatCAAGAGCAGATGCAGTGACATGCTTAACACCTTCCATCAGACCTAGACAGTACAGTAGCACATATTTGGATCAAATAAAAACTGCCAGCAGACGACCAATTCTACAACTTAAGCCAGCCACACGAGCGTAACACGAGTAGAGGATGAGATCATAACATTAATATATGTACGCATGCGATCCTGTAGTCTTGTACAATCATACACCGTACCTTTGGGATGGAAATTGACGAAATTTTGGTAAACCACAGAAGTCAACGATCAAACCAAACCCCTAATTCATACCCAAACCGCAATCACCAACAATACAAGTGTCCGGTACCAAATCAACGCTGCACATACCAACGCCCTGATCATCCAAATCCTAAACTGTATCAAGACCTACAAGATCCAAGTCGACCGATAACGCATACCCAAATCGGCGACCAAATCGATCAAACGCAACCCTAATCTGCAACCCCCAACCGCAAACTTCGATCTATCGACGATGAAATAAATCCGATCCACAATCCGTCAACCCCGACAACGAAATTGAGGCACCCGCTCCCAAACCTCTTAAACCCCAACGAGAATCCACTCCTAAACCTCTCAAAACCCCAACGAGAATCCGCTCCCAAATCAAACCCCGGATCGACGCAAATACCGACCTAATCGGCCCAGATCCGCGCAATATACGACGAGGCGAGGGAGATCGGAGGCTTACGTGGAGGACGAGGAAGCCAGGAGGCCGATGGGGAGGAGGAGTTGAGCGCCGCCGTCTGGTCAAACGAAGATGAGGTGGTGTTTGTGTGGGGATGGGCGGATCGCGCGGCTGTGGAAGGGCTCTTTAATAGGCCCAGGGGTGCGGAGCTGGGCCGATACGCTGGCGCGTGGGCCCACCgagttttattattttattctttttcctaCCAGCCCCGCCGCGTCGTGCGACTACTGTGAAACTTCCTCTCCACGCAATACGCGACCGAGGTTGCCAAATTTCCACCTCGCATAGTGCAAGCCGCGGTATCTGGCATTTTACGTTTCCACCCTTTATCGCGAGGGGCTAAAgcaaatttgaaaattagggGATTAAATATACGATCCTCCTTCGCTAGTTCATTGCGGTCTCATTTTGAAGCCTATATGAACAATTAGCGTACTTTGTCACGTTAAACATTTATGGTGATTAAATTGGTCACATTTAGATACACATGTTCCGACAATGATATGTGTTTATAGCTATCAAGTTGCTATGATATTGTGGCACACTATTACTGTGTCTATTACTTAAATGTTGACCTAGATACAAGCTTATCTAATTTTCATTTGCTAAAATATGCCTATGATCCTCCGAACAGCCCCTTGTTCTTTTTTGAAATTGGAGTTCGAGTTGTACATTGTATTTTGGTGACAGGTGAGCTATGCATATGGTCACCAATCTCTGTTTCTTAGCATGCTTTTTAAACACAAGTATTACATGCGGTCTCAAATTGACATTATTTTATGATCTTACACAATGATCAAATTTTATTGTCAATATATCTTTCCTCACTTAAAGTATCTATTCGTTGGTTATTGCTATATGACTTATGCATTTTGCTCTGGTTTGTATTTTCAAATGAAGATAAAACGTGCAAATGTAAATTTGAAAAGGGAAGGGCGTCCGAGGTGGGGGATGTAAAATTTTCCACCAAAGACCTATAATAATAGCATGTAAGCTAGAATGGCTATACGAGGAAGTATGTGCAAACCTTTGTTGAAAGCCACTTTTGTTATGTGGCATTTGTTCAATAGTCTTTGGACATATTTTAAAAGCAACTTTTGGACATATTTTGTTACGTGGTATCAGTGGTCAAAAGTTATAGTAGTACTACTATGGCACAAATTATTTTATAAGTACATAAGGTAGTAGAGGGGAAGATGTGGCGTCATAGTCTAGTGACGACAACCCTTATTGTCAATATGACAATAtcacataaagatgataaaaatatgCAAGTGTTTTTAAAATTCTATGACAAAGATGAGCATGGAAGTGGGGAAGGTGGCAGCGCAATGGGGAACATATTTCCACCAGATTAGAATCTAGGAACTACATATGTGGTGTGTAGAAATGGGTACTCACCTGGGATCTACATCCACGGCCTAAAAATCAATAATTCCTTTTAGAAACAACTGAATGAACATTATGTTAGTTATGTCGTGTAAATTGCTGGAAACCTTGTGCaatttttgaaaagaaaatataattaatgaAGTTATATATGGGAGCAGATGAGGCTATTGACTAGATGGTATAACCCCCAAAAGTTCCAATATTAAACTCAATCTTAATTGCAAATCACACAAGGAAAAAGTTTGTGATAAATGATTAATTTAAGTGTCCACTATAGTTTTTCAACTGTTTGTGAATTTCATATATCCCAGATGCAGTGGCGGAGCTACTAGAGCCTGGATCGTGGCCTGTATGCATTTGGAAACACGTGATGGTTTATTGATATTTCTTTGAATAGATGCATATATTAGCTCTTTAAACAAAGGCTTTGTACATATTTCATTGAATTTTCCCCCTCTTAGATTTCGGTGAAGCTCTGTCACAGCTCAAATGATTTATGTCTTACTACatctagattttttagaatttttgaaaatgTTCCTGCCGGTAAAATTTCTCGGCCGGAGTTTGTAGACGCAAGTAGTGtctcattataaaaaaaatcctcatcagtatcggttcaaaattgtcatcagtgatagattttgaatcaatattgattacttggcactgatagtcacttactatcagtgtcgagtatGTAACCAGcattgaaaatcactatcagtgtcggatGGTGGCttcaaccgacactgatagtctcgGTCTTGATTCAACGTTTTTTAACCAAAAAAAGCTTAAAAAAATTCGCGACCAGTGGCACTTGACCAGAGGCTGCCCACCCGACTACGTCCGTCCAACATGTTCAAGTCACGCGATATTCACTCATATGCAGCAACCAAGACtcaaactcaagacctcatAGCCTATGCACGCGCGTGAcacctctaaccatctcagctatcatccgttcgtgagtatagCAGCACAATAAATCTTTTTATATTTTCTGACCAaacgtttgaatagctatttggatatctaaatgactttaaatgaaaaggtGATCAACTACagagttgtagatctcgtcgagagctacaattttcatatgaagtttttcctcatccgacttcgtgtgaaaaagttatgaattttttaatgtgggCTGTCATCGATCACTGTtgtaactttattataattatttaggcatttatatgacctcaaattaaaaaaaattcaactataaagttatagatctcatcaagagctataatttttatataaagttattttccatccgacttcgtgtgagaaagttatgtattttttaagatgagctgtgATAGTGgcaatcatcagtgacggtttgtgactagtatcagtgccggtttgtggctagaatcagcactgataccgctatcagtgtcggttctttgCTTCTTAGTTGTTGTTCGCgtgcgggagtttaagaaccggtactgatacgtcttcagtgTCGATTACTGTTGAACCGGTATCGGGTGTTCTGCAGTAGTATCTCTGTCTAGTTATTGCCTAAATTCAAGGTGCTCTACTGTTCTTGGCACATAATAAGGCAATAATTTTAAgtaaaacaattcaaattttacaGTAATTTGGGGGAGAGGGAGATAATCATGCATTCAAACTCAACTTCAGTCTGCACCGTTGTTTCTAGGGGTGTGAAAAAAACCGGAAATTGAAcaagaaaatcaaaaccaaatcgaattaactattttttatggtttttgGTTAATTATTCGGTTTTTAGTTTCAAAACCCAATTAACCTAATAAACCGAACTTATCGTGATGATCATTGTCGTTGAATTTCCTATCTCTTAAGTGTGTTATTTGAGTTACAATGTTGAACTTATTCTGAATTTTgatgttgcatgcatgtatatTTATCGCGATGCTTTGTGCTTGTGTGGCTTTGCCCTCTCACATCGTTAAACTATTTGAAATTGAGGCGTAACAAAACAAGTTAGTTGATTCTGATGAGCTGTTTAATTTTTCAGTTTAAAACTAAAAGCCAAAATAACCAAACCAAAATATTACAATTAATTAGATTCGGTCTATATATTTTCTCTGACTTTTCGGTTTCCAATTTTTTAAAACTGAAACTAATATAACCTCGCTAACCAAATGCCCACCGCTAGTTGTTTCACTGAAAACCTAGTCGTGCCGAGCGTAC includes:
- the LOC133928917 gene encoding putative clathrin assembly protein At1g03050, with protein sequence MAPSKLRQALGAVKDQTSIGLAKIGSGSSAASELDVAILKATRHSESFPADERHIREVIALTCYSRGYVGACVSSLSRRLGRTRSWAVALKTLVIVHRLLADGEPAFEQEVFYATRRGTRMLNMSDFCDRSRADAWDFSAFVRTYAAYLDDRLEYRMQARQGCSGAARWGRPLRDELYMSPGNRFTNDDGYSGRHDDAADADANKAVALVTRDTPTSEMTLEQLLTKANQLQHLLDRFIACRPIGTAKANRVVAVSLYPLVKESVQLYCELTEVMGALIEQFPEMETADCERVHGLFCGLAKEMDELEAFYSWCKAACVCRQSDVPEVEVITQKKLELMDEFIRDRRAAESHQGLPPPSPEPEIPEAPLVEEFDMNATKALPAPEEPPAAAQEEDNAVKTVQAEPDALLIAAEPAEEETDFLNLKANAMSGEEHGQQLALALFDGNPAGSAPRGDAFDHSSADWETALVQSASALSNQRAELGGGLNMMVLDGMYSHATVANTQTFSGSASSVAMRPPGAPMLALPAPRGASNAEAGADPFAASSLVPPPTYVQMSDMQTKQQLLTKEQMVWQQYGKNGMQGQGALAMLEQRPHQQQLLLPHGHGGYNYAGYHRTS
- the LOC133928916 gene encoding NAC domain-containing protein 82-like, with amino-acid sequence MAQTSLPPGFRFHPTDVELVSYYLKRKIMGKKLLVEAISEVELYKFAPWDLPDKSCLRSKDLEWFFFCPRDKKYPNGSRTNRATPNGYWKTSGKDRTIMLNSRNVGNKKTLIFHEGKAPKGDRTDWVMYEYKMEDEDLVSAGFSKDAYVLCKIFKKSGLGPRIGEQYGAPFNEDEWDISDTQTSIFPLMPSSEVVNPMEDLHVQHAVPAGVVGEPHLQHSSAACAGDDSSFYLVTSTCVEDFTFGSATVGSAIQDLPAQHAVKSSGGGVVSGNNISNEVNDMYNTCDVDGFLLEELSRFLNDSPLHDSPVGENSVLPPMSEVEARAFEVNTYDLYNELSGLAGLGDVSNNFASNVGTTECTILPADRELSTDDYIELNDLLAPDASFPSEFPAQNNQFLQYPLAQFTYNGRHDDVAALSAAFEPTSSLPTMPGIYDVFPPANNVSFATDQATNFLDPPMQYPLS